In Paractinoplanes brasiliensis, the following proteins share a genomic window:
- a CDS encoding ricin-type beta-trefoil lectin domain protein, translating into MRPRSRLLAIAAAVVTAATLSPLPAAQAAPSPSVDLDPGMLSAMRRDLKLNDTQIEARLRTEAAAPLVEKRLKARLGSAFAGAWIPSGASRLTVAVTSASASEAVRAEGADAKLVGSSAAELASLRSRLDKKAKSANPSVVRGWYVDTPNNRVVVMAAPGAAEAARQFAGDDVTVVTQAEQPRPLYDIRGGDQYVINGNTLCSVGFSVAGGFVTAGHCGGTGSPTLGYNNVAQGTFAGSSFPGNDYGWVRTNGNWASQPWVNNYSGGNVTVAGSQDAAIGSSICRSGRTTGWRCGTLLGRNETIVYAQGAVSGLSRSNACAEPGDSGGSWISGNQAQGVTSGGSGNCSSGGTMWFQPVNEILQVYGLSLTTTGGGGGSSLISNLNGKCLDVPNGNFSDGVRVQMWTCNGTAAQRWNFVNGTLQTSNNKCLDIAWGSTANGAVIQIANCSGNPAQQFVLSAAGDLVNPQANKCVDIDAWNANDGAVLVLWDCTGGANQKWRRG; encoded by the coding sequence ATGCGCCCACGTTCCCGATTGCTGGCGATCGCCGCCGCGGTTGTCACCGCCGCGACCCTGAGCCCTCTCCCCGCTGCTCAGGCCGCCCCCTCCCCGTCCGTCGACCTCGATCCCGGCATGCTCAGCGCGATGCGCCGGGACCTCAAGCTGAACGACACCCAGATCGAGGCCCGGCTGCGCACCGAGGCCGCGGCGCCCCTGGTCGAGAAGCGGCTCAAGGCCAGGCTCGGCTCCGCCTTCGCGGGAGCGTGGATCCCGTCCGGAGCCTCGCGGCTGACGGTTGCGGTCACGTCGGCTTCCGCTTCCGAGGCCGTACGGGCCGAGGGCGCCGATGCCAAGCTCGTCGGTTCCAGCGCCGCCGAGCTGGCCTCTCTGCGCTCCCGTCTGGATAAAAAGGCCAAAAGCGCCAACCCTTCCGTCGTACGGGGTTGGTATGTCGACACGCCCAACAACCGGGTGGTCGTGATGGCCGCTCCCGGCGCCGCGGAGGCGGCCCGGCAGTTCGCCGGCGACGACGTAACGGTCGTCACACAGGCTGAGCAGCCCCGCCCCCTGTACGACATCCGCGGCGGCGACCAGTACGTGATCAACGGCAACACGCTGTGCTCGGTCGGCTTCTCGGTCGCGGGCGGCTTCGTCACGGCCGGCCACTGCGGCGGGACGGGCAGCCCGACCCTCGGCTACAACAACGTCGCCCAGGGCACCTTCGCCGGCTCCTCGTTCCCGGGCAACGACTACGGCTGGGTCCGTACGAACGGCAACTGGGCCTCGCAGCCGTGGGTCAACAACTACTCCGGCGGCAACGTGACCGTGGCCGGCTCGCAGGACGCCGCGATCGGCAGCTCGATCTGCCGTTCCGGCCGCACAACGGGCTGGCGCTGCGGCACCCTGCTCGGCCGCAACGAGACCATCGTCTACGCCCAGGGCGCGGTGTCGGGCCTGTCCCGCAGCAACGCGTGCGCCGAGCCCGGTGACTCCGGCGGCTCGTGGATCTCGGGCAACCAGGCCCAGGGCGTCACCTCCGGCGGCAGCGGCAACTGCTCGAGCGGCGGCACCATGTGGTTCCAGCCGGTCAACGAGATCCTCCAGGTCTACGGCCTGTCCCTGACCACCACGGGCGGGGGCGGTGGCTCCTCCTTGATCAGCAACCTCAACGGCAAGTGCCTCGACGTCCCCAACGGCAACTTCTCCGACGGCGTACGGGTGCAGATGTGGACCTGCAACGGCACCGCCGCCCAGCGGTGGAACTTCGTGAACGGCACCCTGCAGACCTCGAACAACAAGTGCCTCGACATCGCCTGGGGCTCCACGGCGAACGGAGCCGTCATCCAGATCGCCAACTGCAGCGGCAACCCGGCCCAGCAGTTCGTCCTGTCGGCGGCCGGCGACCTGGTCAACCCGCAGGCCAACAAGTGCGTGGACATCGATGCCTGGAACGCCAACGACGGCGCTGTCCTCGTCCTCTGGGACTGCACCGGCGGCGCCAACCAGAAGTGGCGCCGCGGCTGA
- a CDS encoding class I SAM-dependent methyltransferase, whose product MPERITEVTAFLAEVLAPRAPLTVIVDGGDHGAAAQFASRLAAAFPPSARAWNVDAVMGLSGPSGGVLDSALNVLEPAADRVIVYLRAGGRAPAGEGERRAQVVIDHHDPQWPVIRHVHPRLADPDRWHLSESRAFFAPKAAGWDAKFGDDLPAYAKAVESAGPVAGDLALDVGCGTGRALPALAAAVGPTGRVIGLDCTPAMLTEARTNGRDSSAGLVQADARRLPLPAAVAGLVFAAGLVHHLPDPDAGLAELARVTRPGGRLVLFHPTGRAALAARHGRELTSADPMNEANLRRSLAATGWARSRHEDDDDHFLVVAVRS is encoded by the coding sequence GTGCCCGAACGCATTACCGAGGTCACCGCCTTCCTGGCCGAGGTTCTCGCTCCCCGCGCCCCGCTCACCGTCATCGTCGACGGCGGTGACCACGGCGCCGCCGCGCAGTTCGCCTCGCGCCTCGCCGCCGCCTTCCCACCCTCGGCCCGCGCGTGGAACGTCGACGCCGTCATGGGTCTGAGCGGGCCCTCCGGGGGAGTCCTCGACTCGGCCCTCAACGTCCTCGAACCGGCCGCCGACCGCGTCATCGTCTACCTGCGCGCGGGCGGCCGCGCCCCGGCCGGCGAAGGCGAACGCCGGGCCCAGGTGGTGATCGACCACCACGATCCCCAGTGGCCCGTCATCCGGCACGTCCACCCGCGGCTCGCCGACCCCGACCGCTGGCACCTGTCCGAAAGCCGGGCCTTCTTCGCCCCCAAGGCCGCCGGCTGGGACGCCAAGTTCGGCGACGACCTGCCCGCGTACGCGAAAGCGGTGGAATCGGCCGGCCCCGTCGCGGGCGACCTGGCCCTCGACGTGGGCTGCGGCACCGGCCGGGCCCTGCCCGCCCTGGCCGCCGCCGTCGGCCCCACCGGCCGGGTGATCGGCCTCGACTGCACCCCCGCGATGCTGACCGAGGCTCGCACGAACGGCCGCGACAGCTCGGCGGGACTGGTCCAGGCCGACGCCCGCCGCCTGCCGCTGCCCGCCGCCGTGGCCGGTCTGGTCTTCGCCGCCGGCCTCGTGCACCACCTGCCCGACCCCGACGCGGGCCTGGCCGAACTGGCCCGGGTGACCCGCCCCGGCGGCCGCCTGGTCCTCTTCCACCCGACGGGGCGGGCCGCTCTGGCCGCCCGCCACGGCCGCGAGCTGACTTCGGCCGACCCGATGAACGAGGCCAACCTGAGGCGTTCGCTGGCCGCCACGGGCTGGGCGCGGTCCCGCCACGAGGACGACGACGACCACTTCCTGGTGGTAGCCGTCCGGTCCTGA
- the nhaA gene encoding Na+/H+ antiporter NhaA, with amino-acid sequence MSATPPRSRHPLFGRGSWPEVSRIGDVLRTETVGGALLLGAAVLALVWANTPWASTYQDLAATKAGPHAWHLDLTLAQWAADGLLAVFFFVAGLELKREFVAGDLRDPRRAIMPVAAAVGGMIAPALIYTAVNAGSASGSLSGWAVPTATDIAFALAVLGVISTHLPTALRTFLLTLAVVDDLLAIVIIAVFYTSSLQLVPLLAALVPLGLFAVLVQRRVRSWWLLLPLAAATWALVHASGIHATVAGVLLGFMVPVLHRSDGPAPGLAEHFEHRWRPLSAGVAVPVFAFFAAGVSLAGAGGLGATLRDPVTIGIVAGLVLGKCAGVLGATWLVQRATRASLGEGVSWWDVLGLSLLAGIGFTVSLLIGELAFGAGSEKDDHARIGILAGSLVAALLATVVLRIRNRHYQRLCAAEELDLDADGIPDVFQQQDSRPPH; translated from the coding sequence GTGAGCGCAACACCGCCTCGCTCCCGCCACCCGCTGTTCGGCAGGGGCAGCTGGCCCGAGGTCAGCCGGATCGGTGACGTGCTGCGCACCGAGACCGTCGGCGGCGCCCTGCTGCTGGGCGCCGCCGTGCTGGCCCTGGTGTGGGCCAACACGCCGTGGGCCTCGACGTATCAGGACCTGGCGGCGACGAAGGCCGGCCCGCATGCCTGGCATCTCGACCTGACGCTGGCTCAGTGGGCGGCCGACGGCCTGCTGGCCGTCTTCTTCTTCGTCGCAGGCCTGGAGCTCAAACGCGAGTTCGTCGCCGGCGACCTGCGGGATCCGCGCCGCGCGATCATGCCGGTCGCCGCGGCGGTGGGCGGCATGATCGCGCCGGCCCTGATCTACACGGCGGTCAACGCGGGCTCGGCGAGCGGGTCGCTGTCGGGGTGGGCGGTGCCGACCGCCACCGACATCGCGTTCGCGCTCGCCGTGCTCGGGGTCATCTCGACTCACCTGCCGACGGCGCTACGCACGTTCCTGCTGACGCTCGCCGTCGTCGACGACCTGCTCGCCATCGTCATCATCGCGGTGTTCTACACCAGCTCGCTGCAGCTGGTGCCGCTGCTGGCCGCGCTCGTGCCGCTGGGCCTGTTCGCGGTGCTGGTGCAGCGCCGGGTCCGCTCCTGGTGGCTGTTGCTGCCGCTGGCCGCGGCCACCTGGGCGTTGGTGCACGCCTCCGGCATCCACGCCACCGTCGCCGGCGTGCTGCTGGGGTTCATGGTGCCGGTCCTTCACCGCTCCGACGGCCCCGCGCCCGGCCTGGCGGAACACTTCGAGCACCGGTGGCGGCCGCTGTCAGCCGGGGTCGCGGTGCCGGTGTTCGCGTTCTTCGCCGCCGGGGTGTCGCTGGCAGGCGCCGGCGGCCTCGGCGCGACGCTGCGCGACCCGGTGACCATCGGCATCGTCGCCGGCCTGGTGCTGGGCAAGTGTGCCGGTGTGCTCGGCGCGACCTGGCTGGTGCAGCGGGCGACCCGCGCCTCCCTGGGCGAGGGGGTGAGCTGGTGGGACGTTCTCGGCCTGTCGCTGCTGGCCGGCATCGGGTTCACCGTGTCGTTGCTGATCGGCGAGCTGGCCTTCGGCGCCGGCAGCGAGAAGGACGACCACGCCCGCATCGGCATCCTGGCCGGGTCGCTGGTCGCCGCGCTGCTGGCCACTGTGGTGCTGCGCATCCGCAACCGCCACTATCAGCGGCTGTGCGCCGCCGAGGAACTGGACCTGGACGCCGACGGCATCCCCGACGTCTTTCAGCAACAGGACTCCCGCCCGCCGCACTGA